In Flavobacterium sp. N1736, the following are encoded in one genomic region:
- a CDS encoding peroxiredoxin: MSLVGKKFPSIAVDAISEMGDNLKINIFEEAVNNNKKVLLFWYPKDFTFVCPTELHAFQAALPEFEKRNTIVIGASCDTNEVHFAWLNTPKNNGGIEGVTYPILADTNRNLSNILGILDIESTEYSEETDSVIIEGSNVTYRATYLIDETGKIFHESVNDMPLGRNVNEYLRMVDAYTHIQEKGEVCPANWEAGKEAMSADRISTAEYLSAN, encoded by the coding sequence ATGTCTTTAGTAGGAAAAAAATTCCCAAGTATTGCAGTAGATGCTATCTCAGAAATGGGTGATAACTTAAAAATTAACATTTTTGAAGAAGCAGTAAACAATAACAAAAAAGTATTATTATTTTGGTACCCAAAAGATTTCACTTTTGTATGTCCAACTGAATTACACGCCTTTCAAGCTGCATTACCAGAATTTGAAAAAAGAAATACTATCGTAATCGGAGCTTCTTGCGACACAAACGAAGTACACTTTGCCTGGTTAAACACTCCAAAAAACAACGGTGGAATTGAAGGTGTAACTTACCCAATTTTAGCAGATACAAACCGTAACTTATCTAACATTTTAGGAATTTTAGATATTGAATCTACAGAATACAGCGAAGAAACTGATTCAGTTATCATCGAAGGTTCAAACGTAACTTACAGAGCTACTTATTTAATTGACGAAACTGGAAAAATTTTCCACGAAAGTGTTAACGATATGCCATTAGGACGTAACGTAAACGAATACTTACGTATGGTTGATGCTTACACTCACATTCAGGAAAAAGGAGAAGTTTGTCCTGCAAACTGGGAAGCTGGTAAAGAAGCTATGTCTGCTGACAGAATCAGTACTGCTGAGTATTTGAGCGCAAACTAA